Proteins from a single region of Pseudomonas sp. BSw22131:
- a CDS encoding N-acetylglutaminylglutamine amidotransferase has translation MCGLAGELRFDNQPADLAAVERITHNLAPRGPDAWGFHSQGPIALGHRRLKIMDLSDGSAQPMIDSHLGLSLAFNGAIYNFPELRAELEALGYTFHSGGDTEVLLKGYHAWGADMLPKLNGMFAFAIWHRDKRELFIARDRLGVKPLYLSRTEKRIRFASTLPALLKGGDISPMLDPIALNHYLNFHAVVPAPRTLLAGVEKVPPATWMRIQADGTTEQKVWWTLPYGPRADEQNLTLEDWRDRVLDSTREAVAIRQRAAVDVGVLLSGGVDSSMLVGLLREVGVKDLSTFSIGFQDAGGERGDEFQYSDLIAKHYGTQHHQLRIKESEIIEQLPAAFRAMSEPMVSHDCIAFYLLSREVAKHCKVVQSGQGADELFAGYHWYPQVDGASDPYAAYRDAFFDRSYDEYAATVTPKWLTANDAAGDFVRDHFAMPGADAAVDKALRLDSTVMLVDDPVKRVDNMTMAWGLEARTPFLDYRLVELSARVPGRFKLPDGGKQVLKEAARLVIPSEVIDRKKGYFPVPGLKHLQGDTLNWVRDLLLDPSQDRGLFNPKMLDTLLTDPQGQLTPLRGSKLWQLAALNLWLSEQGL, from the coding sequence ATGTGCGGATTAGCTGGCGAGTTACGCTTTGACAACCAACCTGCGGACCTCGCCGCAGTAGAACGGATCACCCACAACCTGGCCCCTCGCGGTCCGGATGCCTGGGGTTTCCACAGCCAGGGGCCGATTGCCCTTGGTCACCGTCGCTTGAAGATCATGGACCTGTCGGACGGCTCGGCGCAGCCGATGATCGACAGCCATCTGGGCCTGTCCCTGGCCTTCAACGGCGCGATTTACAACTTCCCTGAATTGCGTGCCGAGCTTGAAGCGCTGGGTTACACGTTCCATTCCGGTGGCGACACCGAAGTGCTGCTCAAGGGCTATCACGCCTGGGGCGCCGACATGCTGCCCAAACTCAATGGCATGTTCGCGTTCGCCATCTGGCACCGTGACAAACGCGAGCTGTTCATTGCCCGCGACCGTCTGGGCGTCAAGCCGCTGTACCTGTCACGCACCGAGAAACGCATTCGCTTCGCATCGACCTTGCCCGCCCTGCTTAAAGGCGGCGACATCAGCCCGATGCTTGATCCGATTGCACTGAATCACTATTTGAATTTCCACGCGGTGGTCCCTGCCCCGCGCACCTTGCTGGCAGGCGTCGAAAAAGTGCCGCCTGCGACCTGGATGCGCATTCAGGCGGACGGCACCACCGAGCAGAAAGTCTGGTGGACGCTGCCATACGGCCCACGCGCCGATGAGCAAAACCTGACCCTCGAAGACTGGCGCGACCGCGTGCTCGACAGCACCCGCGAAGCCGTGGCGATTCGTCAGCGGGCCGCCGTGGACGTTGGCGTGTTGCTCTCGGGCGGTGTCGACTCGAGCATGCTGGTGGGTTTGCTGCGCGAAGTCGGGGTCAAGGACCTGTCGACCTTCTCCATCGGCTTTCAGGATGCGGGCGGCGAGCGCGGCGACGAGTTCCAGTATTCGGACCTGATCGCCAAGCACTACGGCACCCAACACCATCAGTTGCGAATAAAGGAAAGCGAGATCATCGAGCAATTGCCAGCGGCGTTCCGCGCCATGAGCGAGCCGATGGTCAGCCATGACTGCATCGCGTTTTATCTGCTGTCGCGTGAAGTGGCCAAGCACTGCAAAGTGGTGCAAAGCGGCCAGGGCGCCGACGAGCTGTTTGCCGGTTACCACTGGTACCCGCAAGTGGACGGCGCGAGCGACCCGTACGCGGCGTATCGCGATGCATTTTTCGACCGCTCTTATGACGAGTACGCGGCCACCGTGACGCCGAAATGGCTGACGGCCAACGACGCCGCTGGTGATTTTGTCCGCGATCACTTCGCCATGCCCGGTGCCGACGCCGCCGTCGATAAAGCCTTGCGTCTGGACAGCACCGTGATGCTGGTCGACGACCCGGTCAAACGTGTCGACAACATGACCATGGCCTGGGGTCTGGAAGCGCGTACGCCGTTTCTTGATTACCGACTGGTTGAACTGTCGGCTCGCGTGCCCGGTCGCTTCAAGCTGCCAGACGGCGGCAAACAAGTGCTCAAGGAAGCGGCGCGACTGGTCATTCCGTCCGAAGTCATCGACCGTAAAAAAGGTTACTTCCCGGTCCCCGGCCTCAAGCACTTGCAGGGCGACACCCTGAACTGGGTGCGTGATCTGTTGCTTGATCCAAGCCAGGACCGTGGCCTGTTCAATCCGAAGATGCTCGATACGCTGTTGACCGATCCTCAAGGTCAATTGACCCCCTTGCGCGGCTCCAAACTGTGGCAGCTCGCAGCGCTGAACCTGTGGCTCAGCGAACAAGGACTCTGA
- the ngg gene encoding N-acetylglutaminylglutamine synthetase produces the protein MKANASLYNQRLLRGQSPSYERLQARFAEDGSDQDAEPLALHCGWGRLLIGHTYPDPAALANDLLDEKAGERDIALYVAAPQQVLAQSPQQLFLDPSDTLRLWFSDYRPAQRVFRGFRIRRAQNEADWASINNLYVARGMLPIDPSLLTPRHLGGPVYWIAEDESSKAVIGSVMGLNHQKAFNDPEKGSSLWCLAVDPHCTRPGVGEVLVRHLIEHFQSRGLAYLDLSVLHDNEQAKNLYAKLAFRNLPTFAIKRKNGINEKLFLGPGPQANFNPYARIIVDEAHRRGIDVQVDDAEAGLFTLVHGGRRIRCRESLSDLTTAVSMTLCQDKSLTHRTLKAAGLEMPAQQLAGPRDAVQAFLDEHEKIVVKPLDGEQGQGVSVNLQNMDDVEAAIERARQFDTRVLLESFHEGLDLRIVVIGFDVVAAAIRRPAEIMGDGSHTIAQLIEAQSRRRSAATGGESKIPVDEETRRTVADAGFDFDSVLPADEKLAVRRTANLHTGGCLEDVTAILHPVLKDAAVRAARALDIPVVGLDLMVPAADRPEYVFIEANERCGLANHEPQPTAERFVDLLFPHSLPVHG, from the coding sequence ATGAAAGCCAACGCCTCTCTCTACAACCAGCGTTTGTTGCGCGGCCAGTCGCCGTCCTATGAACGGCTGCAGGCGCGCTTTGCCGAAGACGGCAGTGATCAGGACGCAGAACCGCTGGCACTGCACTGTGGCTGGGGCCGGCTGCTGATCGGGCACACCTATCCCGATCCGGCCGCGCTGGCCAACGATTTGCTTGATGAAAAAGCTGGCGAGCGCGACATCGCGCTCTACGTGGCGGCCCCTCAACAGGTCCTTGCGCAGTCGCCGCAACAGCTGTTTCTGGACCCCTCCGACACGTTGCGTTTGTGGTTCAGCGACTATCGCCCGGCCCAGCGCGTCTTTCGTGGGTTCCGCATCCGTCGTGCGCAAAACGAGGCCGACTGGGCCTCGATCAATAACCTGTACGTCGCTCGCGGCATGCTGCCTATCGACCCGAGTTTACTGACCCCGCGCCATCTGGGCGGGCCGGTTTACTGGATTGCCGAAGACGAAAGCAGCAAGGCGGTGATTGGCAGCGTCATGGGCCTGAACCATCAAAAGGCCTTCAACGATCCTGAAAAAGGCAGCAGCCTGTGGTGCCTTGCCGTCGATCCGCACTGCACCCGGCCTGGCGTAGGCGAAGTGTTGGTGCGTCATCTGATCGAACACTTCCAGAGCCGGGGCCTGGCGTACCTGGACCTTTCGGTCTTGCACGACAACGAGCAGGCTAAAAACCTGTACGCCAAGCTGGCGTTTCGCAATTTGCCCACCTTCGCGATCAAGCGCAAAAACGGCATCAACGAAAAGCTGTTTCTGGGCCCCGGGCCACAGGCTAACTTCAATCCTTACGCACGCATCATTGTTGATGAAGCGCATCGTCGTGGCATTGATGTGCAAGTGGATGACGCCGAAGCCGGGCTGTTCACGCTGGTGCATGGCGGGCGTCGGATTCGCTGCCGCGAGTCACTGAGCGACCTCACCACCGCCGTCAGCATGACCTTGTGCCAAGACAAAAGCCTGACGCATCGCACGTTGAAGGCGGCCGGTCTGGAGATGCCCGCTCAGCAACTCGCCGGGCCTCGGGACGCGGTGCAGGCGTTTCTGGATGAGCACGAGAAAATCGTGGTTAAGCCGCTGGATGGCGAGCAGGGCCAAGGCGTCTCGGTCAATCTGCAAAACATGGATGACGTTGAAGCAGCGATTGAACGTGCGCGTCAGTTCGACACCCGCGTGCTGCTCGAAAGCTTCCATGAAGGCCTCGACCTGCGCATCGTGGTCATTGGTTTTGATGTGGTAGCCGCGGCGATTCGTCGCCCGGCGGAAATCATGGGCGACGGCAGTCACACCATTGCGCAGTTAATTGAAGCCCAGAGCCGACGCCGCTCGGCGGCCACCGGTGGCGAAAGCAAAATCCCGGTGGACGAAGAAACACGGCGCACCGTCGCCGACGCCGGCTTTGATTTCGACAGCGTGCTACCCGCTGACGAAAAGCTCGCGGTTCGCCGAACTGCCAACCTGCACACGGGTGGTTGCCTGGAAGACGTCACCGCGATCCTGCACCCGGTACTCAAAGACGCCGCTGTGCGTGCAGCTCGCGCACTGGACATTCCGGTCGTCGGTCTGGACCTGATGGTGCCTGCCGCCGATCGACCTGAGTACGTATTCATCGAAGCGAACGAACGCTGCGGCCTGGCCAATCACGAGCCACAGCCGACGGCGGAACGCTTTGTCGACCTTTTATTTCCTCATAGCCTGCCCGTGCATGGCTGA